From a region of the Mytilus galloprovincialis chromosome 3, xbMytGall1.hap1.1, whole genome shotgun sequence genome:
- the LOC143067020 gene encoding neo-calmodulin-like isoform X1 encodes MGSINSLFEKTTHSERSAKVVSDFKEVFELFDKDGDGTITIKELDTVMRSLGQNPTENEVKEMVQKVDTDGNGTIEFPEFLQMATDMMKSVDLADEVRDAFRLFDKNGDGYVTASELKTILSNNGEKISDEELDAMIKDADVDGDGKINYQEFVSMLEGN; translated from the exons ATGGGTAGTATTAATTCTTTGTTTGAAAAG ACAACTCATTCAGAAAGATCTGCTAAAGTTGTATCAG attttaaagagGTTTTTGAACTTTTTGACAAAGACGGTGATGGGACCATAACAATCAAAGAACTAGACACTGTAATGCGATCACTGGGTCAAAATCCaactgaaaatgaggtcaaagaaaTGGTGCAGAAAGTTGACACAGATG GTAACGGAACAATAGAATTCCCTGAATTTCTCCAAATGGCAACAGACATGATGAAATCAGTAGACTTAGCAGATGAGGTGCGCGATGCGTTCAGGCTGTTTGATAAAAACGGAGATGGTTATGTAACTGCATCAGAACTTAAAACAATTCTATCCAACAATGGAGAGAAGATTTCTGATGAAGAATTAGATGCTATGATTAAAGATGCTGATGTGGATGGCGATGGGAAAATTAACTATCAAG
- the LOC143067020 gene encoding neo-calmodulin-like isoform X2: MTTHSERSAKVVSDFKEVFELFDKDGDGTITIKELDTVMRSLGQNPTENEVKEMVQKVDTDGNGTIEFPEFLQMATDMMKSVDLADEVRDAFRLFDKNGDGYVTASELKTILSNNGEKISDEELDAMIKDADVDGDGKINYQEFVSMLEGN; the protein is encoded by the exons ATG ACAACTCATTCAGAAAGATCTGCTAAAGTTGTATCAG attttaaagagGTTTTTGAACTTTTTGACAAAGACGGTGATGGGACCATAACAATCAAAGAACTAGACACTGTAATGCGATCACTGGGTCAAAATCCaactgaaaatgaggtcaaagaaaTGGTGCAGAAAGTTGACACAGATG GTAACGGAACAATAGAATTCCCTGAATTTCTCCAAATGGCAACAGACATGATGAAATCAGTAGACTTAGCAGATGAGGTGCGCGATGCGTTCAGGCTGTTTGATAAAAACGGAGATGGTTATGTAACTGCATCAGAACTTAAAACAATTCTATCCAACAATGGAGAGAAGATTTCTGATGAAGAATTAGATGCTATGATTAAAGATGCTGATGTGGATGGCGATGGGAAAATTAACTATCAAG